A part of Helicobacter himalayensis genomic DNA contains:
- the rimO gene encoding 30S ribosomal protein S12 methylthiotransferase RimO has protein sequence MDSHTQEIAKKLHIISLGCTKNLVDSEVMLGRLKHYDITQDIQNADAIIINTCGFIESAKQESIATIFEAANKRKNGAILVVSGCLSERYYDELKAQIPEIDIITGVGDYDKIDVMLEQKRSLHSQRVFLADEGNERIIVNSTFHAYIKLSEGCNQQCSFCAIPHFKGKLFSRTLDSVLKELESLYNRGFRDFSFIAQDSSSFLRDRGQKDGLIALIGAIDKLQLPITARILYLYPSTTTPALIESIARSSTFLPYFDMPLQHIADSMLKIMNRGANKNYHLKLLKQMREVENSFMRTSFILGHPGEGEVEFEELCAFVEEFNFDRMNIFEYSPQENTQSFALPQVEKKLINARIKRLNKIIAKQQKAHFHAMLGKNIEVVVEGKSEISPYFYSARARLWAREIDGEILINDTDLNDLGLLDSHQNLASGVYLCQITQVKDNFVFGKLLERL, from the coding sequence CACACACACAAGAAATTGCAAAAAAGCTTCATATCATCTCTCTTGGTTGCACGAAAAACCTTGTAGATTCTGAAGTGATGTTAGGACGACTGAAGCATTATGACATCACGCAAGATATACAAAATGCTGATGCTATCATCATCAATACCTGCGGTTTTATAGAATCTGCAAAGCAAGAGAGTATCGCTACAATTTTTGAAGCAGCAAATAAGCGTAAAAATGGCGCAATACTTGTGGTGAGTGGGTGCTTGAGTGAGCGCTATTATGATGAGCTTAAGGCGCAGATTCCAGAGATTGATATTATTACGGGTGTTGGGGATTATGATAAGATTGATGTAATGCTTGAGCAAAAAAGAAGCTTGCATTCACAAAGGGTCTTTTTGGCAGATGAGGGGAATGAGCGCATTATCGTCAATTCCACCTTTCACGCGTATATCAAGTTGAGTGAGGGTTGCAATCAGCAATGCAGTTTTTGTGCGATACCACATTTTAAGGGAAAGCTCTTTTCGCGCACATTAGATTCTGTGTTAAAAGAGCTTGAAAGTCTCTACAACAGGGGTTTTAGGGACTTTAGCTTTATCGCGCAGGATTCTAGCTCATTTTTGCGCGATAGGGGGCAAAAGGACGGACTTATCGCGCTAATTGGGGCAATTGATAAATTGCAACTTCCAATCACTGCGCGCATTTTGTATCTCTATCCCAGCACCACGACACCAGCACTTATAGAATCTATCGCGCGCTCAAGTACATTTTTGCCTTATTTTGATATGCCATTGCAGCATATTGCAGATTCTATGTTAAAGATTATGAATCGTGGCGCGAACAAAAACTATCATCTAAAGCTTTTAAAGCAAATGCGCGAGGTGGAAAATTCCTTTATGCGCACAAGTTTTATCCTTGGGCATCCGGGGGAGGGTGAGGTGGAGTTTGAAGAGCTGTGCGCGTTTGTGGAGGAGTTTAACTTTGATAGGATGAATATTTTTGAATATTCCCCGCAAGAAAATACGCAGAGTTTTGCCCTTCCACAAGTCGAAAAAAAGCTCATAAATGCGCGTATCAAGCGCTTAAATAAGATTATAGCAAAACAGCAAAAAGCGCATTTTCACGCAATGCTAGGTAAAAATATCGAAGTGGTTGTTGAGGGAAAATCTGAAATTAGCCCGTATTTTTACAGCGCACGCGCGAGGCTTTGGGCGCGCGAGATTGATGGAGAGATTCTTATTAATGATACAGATTTGAACGACTTAGGTTTGTTAGATTCTCATCAAAATCTTGCTTCTGGAGTGTACCTCTGCCAAATCACACAGGTGAAAGATAATTTTGTTTTTGGAAAACTGCTAGAACGCTTATAG
- the pyrH gene encoding UMP kinase — translation MNYKRVLIKFSGEALSGESGFGIDVGVLEYIAKEIKTLRESGLEIGLVIGGGNIIRGVSAAQGGIIRRTSGDYMGMLATVINAVAMQEALEHLGIDVRVQSAIEIREVCESYIHRRAIRHLEKGRVVIFAAGTGNPFFTTDSAATLRAVEIGAGVIIKATKVDGVYDKDPKKFSDAKMLDVVSYDEALRDHIKVMDDTAIALAKENKLPILICNMFKSGNLLEILTKNQGVYSMVK, via the coding sequence ATGAATTACAAGCGCGTTTTAATCAAATTTTCAGGCGAGGCATTAAGCGGAGAGAGCGGTTTTGGCATTGATGTTGGTGTTTTGGAATATATCGCAAAAGAAATCAAAACGCTTAGAGAATCTGGCTTAGAAATCGGATTAGTCATCGGTGGAGGGAATATCATACGAGGTGTGAGCGCTGCGCAAGGTGGGATTATACGTCGCACAAGCGGGGATTATATGGGAATGCTTGCAACAGTTATCAACGCAGTGGCTATGCAAGAGGCGTTAGAGCATTTGGGTATCGATGTGAGAGTGCAGAGTGCGATTGAGATTAGAGAGGTGTGTGAGAGCTATATTCACAGGCGCGCGATTAGGCATTTGGAGAAAGGGCGTGTGGTGATTTTTGCCGCTGGGACCGGGAATCCATTCTTTACCACCGATAGCGCAGCTACTTTGCGTGCAGTGGAGATTGGTGCTGGTGTCATCATCAAGGCTACAAAGGTAGATGGCGTGTATGATAAAGACCCAAAGAAATTTAGTGATGCAAAAATGCTTGATGTTGTGAGCTATGATGAGGCACTGCGCGACCATATAAAGGTGATGGACGATACTGCCATAGCACTTGCGAAGGAAAATAAACTGCCAATTTTAATTTGCAATATGTTTAAAAGCGGGAATCTGCTTGAGATTCTCACCAAAAATCAGGGTGTGTATTCTATGGTGAAATAA
- the gatA gene encoding Asp-tRNA(Asn)/Glu-tRNA(Gln) amidotransferase subunit GatA has product MVTLKEALSLKEEQLKEIKSEIIKKAKENIELNAYIGALESSNEVGVPILIKDNINVKGWEVTCGSNILRGYIAPYNASVIENLHKNGMCGFGRANMDEFAMGSTTESSAYGRTKNPRDTSRVPGGSSGGGAVAVAGGLAIASLGSDTGGSIRQPAGYCGCVGLKPTYGRVSRYGLIAYSSSLDQIGPITQNVEDASLLLDAISGHDVKDSTSLKLPPTSTFDNLDNNVRYKIGIPQGFLESASKEVAQNYQDCAKILESMGHSLVEVEMLDVSYHISAYYILCTAEASSNLARFDGVRYGNRAQSSNLKELYIKSRTLGFGDEVKRRIMLGNFVLSSGYYDAYYLKAQKVRDLIKAQYENLFMQCDVLLSPIAPNLAPKFGASASPLEMYLSDIYTIGVNLAGLPAICIPSISLKGLQGLPFGVQFIGNICEEQKVLNAAYGLEKELGNS; this is encoded by the coding sequence ATGGTAACTTTAAAAGAAGCATTAAGTCTTAAAGAAGAACAACTCAAAGAAATAAAATCTGAAATCATCAAAAAAGCAAAAGAAAATATTGAATTAAACGCCTATATCGGCGCGCTTGAAAGCTCAAATGAAGTGGGCGTGCCAATTTTAATCAAAGACAATATTAATGTCAAAGGTTGGGAGGTTACTTGCGGCTCGAATATTTTGAGAGGCTATATTGCGCCATATAATGCAAGTGTGATTGAAAATCTCCATAAAAATGGTATGTGTGGCTTTGGGCGCGCGAATATGGACGAATTTGCTATGGGAAGCACGACAGAATCTAGCGCGTATGGACGCACGAAAAATCCGCGCGATACTTCACGCGTGCCCGGTGGCTCAAGTGGTGGAGGTGCTGTGGCAGTGGCGGGGGGCTTAGCCATCGCTTCCTTAGGTAGTGATACAGGTGGTTCTATCCGCCAACCAGCAGGGTATTGTGGTTGCGTTGGATTGAAACCAACTTATGGACGCGTGAGCAGATATGGGCTTATAGCTTATAGTTCAAGTTTGGATCAAATCGGACCAATCACGCAAAATGTCGAAGATGCAAGCTTATTGCTTGATGCTATTAGCGGGCACGATGTAAAAGATTCTACTTCCTTGAAACTCCCACCAACAAGCACTTTTGATAATCTTGATAACAATGTGCGCTACAAAATTGGAATCCCGCAAGGATTCTTAGAATCTGCAAGCAAAGAAGTCGCACAAAATTATCAAGATTGCGCCAAAATCCTAGAATCTATGGGGCATAGCCTTGTGGAAGTAGAAATGCTTGATGTGAGTTATCATATTTCAGCCTATTATATCCTCTGCACCGCGGAAGCTAGCTCAAATCTCGCGCGCTTTGATGGTGTGCGCTATGGCAATCGCGCACAAAGTTCGAATCTTAAAGAGCTCTATATCAAATCGCGCACGCTTGGCTTTGGCGATGAAGTAAAGCGCAGAATTATGCTTGGTAACTTTGTGCTAAGCAGTGGCTATTATGACGCGTATTATCTCAAAGCCCAAAAGGTGCGCGATTTGATAAAAGCGCAATATGAGAATTTATTTATGCAATGTGATGTTTTACTTTCCCCCATCGCGCCAAATCTCGCGCCTAAGTTTGGCGCAAGCGCATCGCCACTTGAAATGTATCTAAGCGATATTTATACAATCGGTGTAAATCTTGCTGGTTTACCTGCGATTTGTATCCCTTCAATAAGCCTTAAGGGCTTGCAGGGATTACCTTTTGGCGTGCAATTTATAGGGAATATTTGCGAGGAGCAAAAGGTGTTAAATGCGGCATATGGGCTAGAAAAAGAGTTGGGAAATTCTTAA
- the guaB gene encoding IMP dehydrogenase, with the protein MKILQKALTFEDILLIPSYSEVLPKEVSLKTRLSKNVSLNIPIISAAMDTVTEYRTAIAMARLGGIGIIHKNMDIQSQVEQVKKVKKSESGVIVDPIYILADATLAEAKEITDNYKISGVPVVDSYGKLIGILTNRDVRFETNLNKKVGDVMTKAPLITAEIGTTLEQAREIMHKHRIEKLPIVDKNDTLKGLITIKDIQKRIEYPDSNKDDFGRLRVGAAVGVFQFDRASALVDAGVDVLVLDSAHGHSLNVLKTLKEIKSKLSVDVIVGNVVTARATRDLIDSGADGVKVGIGPGSICTTRIVAGVGMPQVSAIEGCANEAQKSGIPIIADGGIKYSGDIAKALAIGATSVMIGSLLAGTEESPGDLMIYQGRQYKSYRGMGSIGAMTKGSADRYFQEGTAQDKLVPEGIEGRVPYRGKVGDVVHQLIGGLCSSMGYLGSKDIPTLQQNAQIVEITAAGLKESHVHDVDITKEAPNYHG; encoded by the coding sequence ATGAAAATCTTACAAAAAGCGCTCACTTTTGAGGATATACTGCTTATCCCTTCGTATTCTGAAGTATTGCCTAAAGAGGTGAGTTTAAAGACGCGTTTAAGCAAAAATGTTTCGTTGAATATCCCCATTATCTCCGCTGCGATGGATACGGTGACAGAATATCGCACAGCTATTGCGATGGCACGCCTTGGAGGCATTGGGATAATCCACAAAAATATGGATATACAATCTCAAGTCGAACAAGTCAAAAAAGTCAAAAAAAGCGAAAGTGGAGTGATAGTCGATCCTATCTATATCTTAGCAGATGCTACACTTGCGGAGGCAAAGGAGATTACGGATAATTATAAAATCTCTGGAGTGCCGGTAGTTGATAGCTATGGCAAACTTATTGGAATCCTAACAAATCGCGATGTGCGCTTTGAAACAAACCTTAATAAAAAGGTCGGCGATGTGATGACAAAAGCCCCGCTTATCACGGCTGAAATTGGCACGACTTTAGAGCAAGCGCGCGAAATTATGCATAAACACAGAATCGAAAAGCTTCCCATTGTTGATAAAAACGACACGCTAAAGGGACTTATCACAATTAAAGATATTCAAAAGCGCATAGAATATCCAGATTCTAATAAAGATGACTTTGGGCGTTTGCGCGTGGGCGCAGCGGTTGGCGTGTTTCAATTTGATAGGGCGAGCGCGCTTGTCGATGCGGGTGTTGATGTGCTTGTGCTAGATTCTGCGCACGGACACTCGCTCAATGTCCTAAAAACGCTCAAGGAGATTAAGAGTAAGCTTAGTGTCGATGTCATCGTGGGGAATGTCGTCACTGCGCGTGCGACAAGGGATTTGATAGATTCTGGCGCAGATGGGGTGAAGGTAGGTATAGGACCGGGCAGTATTTGCACCACGCGCATTGTTGCGGGTGTGGGTATGCCACAGGTGAGCGCGATTGAAGGTTGTGCGAATGAAGCGCAAAAAAGCGGAATCCCAATCATCGCTGATGGTGGGATAAAATATTCTGGCGATATTGCAAAAGCCCTAGCCATAGGAGCTACAAGCGTGATGATAGGCTCACTTTTGGCAGGCACAGAGGAGTCGCCGGGTGATTTGATGATTTACCAAGGCAGGCAGTATAAGAGCTATCGTGGTATGGGAAGTATTGGCGCGATGACTAAGGGAAGCGCGGATAGGTATTTCCAAGAGGGTACAGCGCAGGATAAACTCGTGCCAGAAGGTATCGAAGGGCGCGTGCCATATCGCGGGAAAGTGGGTGATGTCGTGCATCAGCTCATCGGCGGACTTTGCTCATCTATGGGTTATCTAGGAAGCAAGGATATTCCGACATTACAACAAAATGCGCAGATTGTCGAAATCACCGCTGCGGGCTTGAAAGAATCTCATGTACATGATGTCGATATCACCAAAGAGGCACCAAACTACCATGGCTAG